A genome region from Deltaproteobacteria bacterium HGW-Deltaproteobacteria-2 includes the following:
- a CDS encoding DUF4154 domain-containing protein, with amino-acid sequence MKYRLSIISKCALMTILFASACLSYGNLAFAEEGQPTEAQVKAAFIYNFGKFVEWPPDRWGGKYFIIGVYGDDDFAQVLREVVAGKFIHEKPVSVKRFSRMEDITGCHILFVGNDAKDNLTEIFNSVRKIPVLTVSDMQDFADRGGMINFRRVKNYIRFEINVKAAQQTGLRISAQLLKLAIIIE; translated from the coding sequence ATGAAATACCGTTTATCAATTATTTCTAAATGCGCCCTAATGACAATTCTTTTTGCTTCTGCTTGTTTAAGTTACGGCAATCTTGCGTTTGCCGAAGAAGGGCAACCAACTGAAGCTCAGGTGAAGGCGGCATTTATTTATAATTTTGGGAAGTTTGTCGAATGGCCTCCTGATCGATGGGGAGGAAAATACTTTATTATCGGCGTCTATGGCGATGACGACTTTGCTCAGGTTCTTAGAGAGGTCGTTGCCGGAAAATTCATTCACGAAAAGCCCGTATCAGTAAAACGATTCTCCAGGATGGAAGATATTACCGGTTGTCATATTTTGTTTGTCGGAAATGACGCGAAAGATAATTTGACAGAAATATTCAATTCAGTTCGTAAAATACCAGTGCTGACGGTGAGTGATATGCAAGATTTTGCAGATCGGGGTGGTATGATTAATTTCAGAAGGGTAAAAAATTATATAAGATTTGAAATCAATGTGAAAGCGGCACAGCAGACTG